A DNA window from Actinokineospora baliensis contains the following coding sequences:
- a CDS encoding Lrp/AsnC family transcriptional regulator has translation MGMVNRLDLRVIRELVANPRVGITELAERLGIARNTAHARVGRLERQGVVGPRGRAVDYTQLGVEVTAFVTVQVAQGRLVTAIEDLTAVPYVLEAHGIAGDGDLLVRVVARNTRHLHEVINAVLSCRGVIRSTTAVAMTEQIPFRVAPLLDAVETSLAE, from the coding sequence GTGGGCATGGTCAACCGGCTCGACCTGCGGGTCATCCGCGAGCTCGTCGCGAACCCGCGGGTGGGCATCACCGAGCTGGCCGAGCGGCTGGGCATCGCGCGCAACACCGCGCACGCCAGGGTGGGTCGGCTGGAGCGCCAGGGCGTGGTCGGCCCGCGCGGCCGGGCGGTGGACTACACACAGCTCGGCGTCGAGGTGACCGCGTTCGTCACCGTCCAGGTCGCCCAGGGCAGGCTCGTCACCGCGATCGAGGACCTGACGGCGGTGCCCTACGTGCTGGAGGCGCACGGCATCGCTGGTGACGGTGACCTGCTGGTGCGGGTGGTCGCGCGCAACACCAGGCACCTGCACGAGGTGATCAACGCGGTGCTGTCCTGCCGGGGGGTCATCCGCAGCACCACCGCGGTCGCGATGACCGAGCAGATCCCGTTCCGGGTCGCCCCGCTGCTGGACGCGGTGGAAACCTCGCTCGCCGAGTGA
- a CDS encoding indolepyruvate ferredoxin oxidoreductase family protein codes for MTAVVPELAANYRPADVVSRDSGRGALTGVQALGKLLLDQHRADQARGWKTAGLVSGYRGSPLAGLDLVLERNAKLLAAHDIEFIPGVNEELGATVVYGSQLAPQLPGSRFEGVFGLWYGKAPGVDRSVDAFKHGTWMGTTPKGGVLVVAGDDPASKSSSLPSNSTMALAESYMPVLAPVDVADVLRLGRFGIEMSRFSGAWTAFTVVTAIGDAYEVVDLGVVPEIVVPEFEWDGRPWKPTFKAGVGIPEALALEREVLEGRLAAAVAFGTANGLNRIEGATREARLGIIASGHTYACLRDALGRMGLTESELDRRGVRLLRLGMAYPLDQELIGRFADGLDEVVVVEDKRAFIETLVKEALFDRAVRPRVYGKLGPDGKSLVPVTGALEADRLVTVLGPLLAERLGREHVRLPERPSRPRIALPMVNRTPFFCSGCPHNRSTEIPDGSLAGAGIGCHALTTFMDRSVGFTQMGGEGVSWVGAARFTDTPHFFQNLGDGTFFHSGSLAVRQAVAAGTNITFKLLYNAAVAMTGGQHADGSVDPASVTRMLHAEGVAKVVVVTDQPGKYPRGTTWAPGVRIRHRDDLDDVQRELRDTEGVTVILYDQECAAEKRRKRKRGKAVDPVTRVHINEAVCEGCGDCGRKSNCLSVEPVETEFGRKTQIDQTSCNKDYSCLLGDCPSFMTVVPGSGKTKKIDRTELPADLPEPAAKPTAAALVMVGIGGTGVVTANQVLATAALISGLDARALDQTGLSQKAGAVVSHLRISPERDELPGLVPAGAADGYLVFDPLAATTEPNLSRCGEGRTVAVVSTAQVPTGRMVVDHTVAFPGDLVPKIAARTKELRAFDALDLAERLFGSTAATNFLVIGAAYQLGVLPLSAEAIEKAIELNGVGVATTVQAFRAGRKAVLDPTWIDGTTAPEVVPSPLAEGFTGELRRLLDIRLPELVAYQNETYARRYLAVVRQVADAERAAGLPGTLSEAVARNLFKLMAYKDEYEVARLHLAARAEVEAEFGEGTQIGYALHPPVLRAMGMRRKITLKRTAGPAFAVLRAMRGLRGTALDPFGRAHLRKVERDLVTEYESLVPRLVSAVDQYEVAVRIAELPDVVRGYEEIKLANVELYREKLAELLPRLGDAVSTGRPAVS; via the coding sequence ATGACGGCTGTGGTACCGGAGCTGGCAGCCAACTACCGACCGGCTGACGTGGTCAGCCGCGACAGCGGCCGCGGCGCCCTCACCGGGGTCCAGGCGCTGGGCAAGCTGCTGCTCGACCAGCACCGGGCCGACCAGGCCCGCGGCTGGAAGACCGCCGGGCTGGTGTCGGGCTACCGCGGGTCACCGCTGGCCGGGCTGGACCTGGTGCTCGAGCGCAACGCCAAGCTGCTCGCCGCGCACGACATCGAGTTCATCCCCGGGGTCAACGAGGAGCTGGGCGCGACGGTCGTCTACGGCTCCCAACTGGCGCCGCAGCTGCCCGGGTCGCGCTTCGAGGGCGTCTTCGGCCTCTGGTACGGCAAGGCGCCCGGGGTGGACCGGTCGGTCGACGCGTTCAAGCACGGCACCTGGATGGGCACCACCCCCAAGGGCGGGGTGCTGGTGGTGGCCGGGGACGACCCGGCCAGCAAGTCGTCGTCGCTGCCGTCGAACTCGACCATGGCGCTGGCCGAGTCGTACATGCCGGTGCTGGCGCCGGTCGACGTGGCCGACGTGCTGCGGCTGGGCCGCTTCGGCATCGAGATGTCCCGGTTCAGCGGCGCCTGGACGGCGTTCACCGTGGTCACGGCCATCGGCGACGCCTACGAGGTGGTCGACCTCGGTGTGGTGCCCGAGATCGTCGTACCGGAGTTCGAGTGGGACGGGCGGCCGTGGAAGCCGACCTTCAAGGCGGGCGTCGGCATCCCGGAGGCGCTGGCGCTCGAGCGCGAGGTGCTGGAGGGCAGGCTCGCCGCCGCGGTCGCCTTCGGCACCGCGAACGGGCTGAACCGGATCGAGGGCGCGACCCGCGAGGCGCGGCTGGGGATCATCGCGTCCGGGCACACCTACGCCTGCCTGCGCGACGCGCTCGGCCGGATGGGGCTGACCGAGTCCGAACTGGACCGCCGCGGCGTCCGGCTGCTGCGGCTGGGCATGGCCTACCCGCTCGACCAGGAGCTGATCGGCCGGTTCGCCGACGGCCTCGACGAGGTCGTCGTGGTCGAGGACAAGCGCGCGTTCATCGAGACCCTGGTCAAGGAGGCCCTGTTCGACCGGGCCGTGCGGCCGCGGGTCTACGGCAAGCTCGGACCGGACGGGAAGTCACTCGTCCCGGTGACGGGCGCGCTGGAGGCCGACCGGCTGGTGACCGTCCTCGGGCCGCTGCTCGCCGAGCGGCTCGGCCGTGAACACGTCCGGCTGCCGGAGCGCCCCAGCAGGCCGCGGATCGCGTTGCCGATGGTCAACCGCACCCCGTTCTTCTGCTCGGGGTGCCCGCACAACCGGTCGACGGAGATCCCGGACGGCTCGCTGGCCGGGGCGGGCATCGGCTGCCACGCGCTGACCACGTTCATGGACCGCAGCGTCGGCTTCACCCAGATGGGCGGCGAGGGCGTCAGCTGGGTGGGGGCCGCGCGGTTCACCGACACCCCGCACTTCTTCCAGAACCTGGGCGACGGGACCTTCTTCCACTCCGGCAGCCTCGCCGTGCGCCAGGCGGTGGCCGCGGGCACCAACATCACGTTCAAGCTGCTCTACAACGCGGCCGTGGCGATGACCGGCGGCCAGCACGCGGACGGGTCGGTCGACCCGGCCTCGGTGACCCGGATGCTGCACGCCGAGGGCGTCGCCAAGGTCGTCGTGGTCACCGACCAGCCGGGCAAGTACCCGCGCGGCACCACCTGGGCGCCCGGCGTGCGGATCCGCCACCGCGACGACCTCGACGACGTCCAGCGGGAGCTGCGCGACACCGAGGGCGTGACGGTGATCCTCTACGACCAGGAGTGCGCGGCGGAGAAGCGGCGCAAGCGCAAGCGCGGCAAGGCGGTCGACCCGGTGACCCGGGTGCACATCAACGAGGCCGTCTGCGAGGGCTGCGGCGACTGCGGCCGCAAGTCCAACTGCCTCAGCGTCGAGCCGGTGGAGACCGAGTTCGGCCGCAAGACCCAGATCGACCAGACCTCGTGCAACAAGGACTACTCCTGCCTGCTCGGCGACTGCCCGTCGTTCATGACGGTCGTGCCCGGCTCCGGGAAGACGAAGAAGATCGACCGCACCGAGCTGCCCGCGGACCTGCCCGAGCCCGCCGCGAAGCCCACCGCGGCCGCACTGGTGATGGTCGGCATCGGCGGGACCGGCGTGGTCACCGCGAACCAGGTCCTCGCCACGGCCGCGCTGATCAGCGGGCTCGACGCACGGGCGCTGGACCAGACCGGGCTGAGCCAGAAGGCGGGCGCGGTCGTGTCGCACCTGCGGATCTCCCCGGAGCGCGACGAGCTCCCGGGCCTGGTGCCCGCCGGTGCCGCCGACGGGTACCTGGTGTTCGACCCGCTGGCCGCCACGACCGAGCCCAACCTGTCCCGCTGCGGCGAGGGCCGGACGGTGGCGGTGGTGTCGACCGCGCAGGTGCCGACCGGCCGGATGGTCGTCGACCACACGGTGGCCTTCCCCGGCGACCTCGTGCCCAAGATCGCCGCACGGACCAAGGAGCTGCGCGCGTTCGACGCCCTAGACCTGGCCGAGCGCCTGTTCGGCAGCACGGCGGCGACGAACTTCCTGGTGATCGGCGCGGCCTACCAGCTCGGCGTGCTGCCGCTGTCGGCCGAGGCGATCGAGAAGGCCATCGAGCTCAACGGCGTCGGCGTGGCGACCACGGTGCAGGCGTTCCGCGCGGGCCGCAAGGCGGTGCTCGACCCGACCTGGATCGACGGGACGACCGCCCCGGAGGTGGTGCCGTCGCCGCTGGCGGAGGGCTTCACCGGTGAGCTGCGCAGGCTCCTGGACATCCGGCTGCCGGAGCTCGTGGCCTACCAGAACGAGACCTACGCCCGCCGCTACCTCGCCGTCGTGCGGCAGGTCGCCGACGCGGAGCGGGCGGCGGGGCTGCCGGGCACGCTGTCGGAGGCGGTCGCGCGGAACCTGTTCAAGCTGATGGCCTACAAGGACGAGTACGAGGTCGCCCGGCTGCACCTGGCCGCGCGCGCCGAGGTCGAGGCCGAGTTCGGCGAGGGCACCCAGATCGGCTACGCCCTGCACCCGCCGGTGCTGCGGGCCATGGGCATGCGCCGCAAGATCACCTTGAAGCGCACGGCCGGTCCGGCGTTCGCGGTGCTGCGCGCGATGCGCGGCCTGCGCGGCACGGCGCTCGACCCGTTCGGCCGGGCGCACCTGCGCAAGGTCGAGCGGGACCTGGTCACCGAGTACGAGTCGCTCGTGCCCCGGCTGGTGTCCGCTGTGGACCAGTACGAGGTGGCGGTGCGGATCGCCGAACTGCCCGACGTGGTGCGCGGGTACGAGGAGATCAAATTGGCGAACGTGGAGCTTTATCGCGAAAAGCTCGCCGAATTGCTCCCCCGCCTGGGCGACGCGGTGTCAACCGGACGGCCCGCCGTCTCATAG
- a CDS encoding tetratricopeptide repeat protein, whose amino-acid sequence MVLRGVGGVGKTALALFWLAKISASHPDGQLFAELTLPTGKPVPAEDVLGRFLRALGVAKEAIPTSLAERTTLYRSLTAKARLAVLLDNVASAAQAKVLIPASPGSVVVATSRRQLLGLVATGAVPVRVDPLPKAGGLRLLASYTGQARVDAEPENAALLTRMCGGLPLALCVVAALVTARPRRSLGWLVERLRDEHRRLDVLSVEEDYSVRATFDLAYEDLADESKTAYRAIGLSPGALVVPELLATGLSADVEDAAEALESLVDAGLVEEFDEGWYRAHSLVHVHAKALATQHNGDATAVLRRIVDWYVATIREVSHTLMPARPVQPWSSEVSVELPPRLAGAAEALDWLERVHGDVVQVIRTSLDQGWHEPAYLLAHALQPLFVLNKQFMAAIEVCELGKRAAAVSDQPGREASMRKHLARLFIEIGQYESAEREIRATLADAVERQIPAQVASAHKSLGLLHQTRGAHDVAVADFRTALELLPGTARPWTRALLLLSLGTNEVDAGNAQDATEHIEAAREIFREQPDEYNIARADRELGRARLALGSPAEAENLMRKALAVFERHKAHHEVARTHRALADWARHGGDQVVAQRHVDRAAEILGGPGLAPS is encoded by the coding sequence GTGGTGCTGCGCGGAGTCGGCGGTGTCGGCAAGACGGCGCTGGCGCTGTTCTGGCTGGCGAAGATCAGCGCCAGCCACCCGGACGGGCAACTGTTCGCCGAACTGACCCTCCCCACCGGCAAACCGGTGCCCGCGGAGGACGTGCTCGGCCGGTTCCTGCGCGCGCTGGGCGTGGCCAAGGAAGCGATCCCGACGAGCCTCGCCGAGCGCACCACGCTCTACCGCTCGCTGACCGCGAAAGCGCGACTGGCGGTACTGCTCGACAACGTGGCCTCCGCCGCTCAGGCCAAGGTGCTGATCCCGGCCTCGCCCGGCAGCGTCGTGGTGGCCACCAGCAGACGACAACTGCTCGGGCTGGTCGCCACCGGGGCGGTTCCTGTGCGGGTGGACCCCTTGCCGAAGGCGGGCGGGCTGCGACTGCTCGCGTCCTACACGGGCCAGGCACGGGTCGACGCCGAGCCGGAGAACGCGGCCCTGCTGACCCGCATGTGCGGCGGCCTGCCACTGGCGCTGTGCGTGGTGGCCGCCCTGGTGACAGCCCGACCACGGCGGTCCCTCGGTTGGTTGGTGGAGCGGCTGCGCGACGAGCACCGCAGGCTCGACGTGCTCTCTGTGGAGGAGGACTACTCGGTGCGCGCGACCTTCGACCTCGCTTATGAGGACCTGGCCGACGAGAGCAAGACCGCCTATCGCGCGATCGGCCTGAGCCCGGGGGCCCTCGTGGTGCCCGAACTGCTGGCGACAGGTCTGTCCGCCGATGTCGAAGACGCGGCCGAGGCCCTGGAGTCACTCGTCGACGCCGGTCTGGTCGAGGAGTTCGACGAGGGGTGGTACCGGGCGCACAGCCTCGTCCACGTGCACGCCAAGGCCCTGGCAACCCAGCACAACGGCGACGCGACCGCGGTGTTGCGGCGCATCGTCGACTGGTACGTGGCAACGATCCGCGAGGTGAGCCACACGCTGATGCCCGCGCGGCCGGTGCAGCCGTGGTCGAGCGAGGTCAGTGTCGAACTCCCGCCGCGGTTGGCGGGTGCGGCGGAGGCGCTCGACTGGCTGGAACGGGTGCACGGTGACGTCGTGCAGGTGATCCGGACGAGCCTCGACCAGGGCTGGCACGAACCGGCGTACCTGCTCGCGCACGCCCTGCAGCCGCTGTTCGTGCTGAACAAGCAGTTCATGGCCGCCATCGAGGTGTGCGAGCTCGGCAAACGCGCGGCGGCGGTGTCGGATCAGCCCGGTCGTGAAGCCTCGATGCGCAAGCACCTGGCGCGGCTGTTCATCGAGATCGGGCAGTACGAGAGCGCCGAGCGTGAGATCCGGGCAACCCTCGCGGACGCCGTCGAACGGCAGATCCCGGCCCAAGTCGCCAGCGCGCACAAGAGCCTTGGGCTGCTGCACCAAACCCGTGGCGCGCACGACGTGGCAGTCGCCGATTTCCGCACCGCGCTGGAACTACTGCCCGGCACCGCGCGACCATGGACTAGAGCGCTGCTGTTGCTCAGCCTTGGCACCAACGAGGTCGACGCCGGGAACGCGCAAGACGCGACGGAGCACATCGAGGCAGCTCGGGAGATCTTCCGGGAACAGCCCGACGAGTACAACATCGCACGCGCCGACCGCGAGCTCGGCAGAGCCCGGCTGGCGCTGGGGTCGCCCGCAGAAGCCGAGAATCTGATGCGAAAGGCACTCGCGGTGTTCGAACGACACAAGGCACACCACGAAGTGGCCAGAACCCATCGCGCACTGGCCGACTGGGCTCGGCACGGCGGTGATCAGGTGGTGGCGCAACGGCACGTCGACCGCGCGGCGGAGATCCTCGGTGGCCCGGGTCTGGCCCCGTCCTGA
- a CDS encoding OsmC family protein, producing MTVETRLNDVNIEAVGALVAAIGQDRAKAKTTWSAHVRWQGGFQSTARIRAFPETHSDEPPALGGTDTAPNPVEQLLAALGNCLAVGYAANATVAGIPLTSLSIDLRGDIDLHVFLGLAEGHAGFDSITAKVHITSPAPAADLEALHHKVTASSPVGHTLGAAIPVTVELA from the coding sequence ATGACGGTGGAAACCCGGCTCAACGACGTCAACATCGAAGCGGTCGGCGCCCTGGTCGCCGCGATCGGCCAGGACCGGGCGAAGGCCAAGACCACCTGGTCCGCCCACGTCCGCTGGCAGGGCGGCTTCCAGTCCACCGCCCGCATCCGCGCCTTCCCCGAAACCCACTCCGACGAACCCCCCGCCCTCGGCGGCACCGACACCGCCCCCAACCCGGTGGAACAACTCCTTGCCGCCCTGGGCAATTGCCTGGCCGTCGGCTACGCCGCCAACGCCACCGTCGCCGGAATCCCCCTCACCTCCCTGTCCATAGACCTCCGCGGCGACATCGACCTGCACGTGTTCCTAGGCCTCGCCGAGGGCCACGCGGGCTTCGACTCCATCACGGCCAAAGTCCACATCACCTCCCCCGCCCCGGCCGCCGACCTGGAGGCCCTGCACCACAAGGTCACCGCCTCCTCCCCGGTCGGCCACACCCTCGGCGCCGCCATCCCAGTGACCGTCGAACTCGCCTGA
- a CDS encoding Crp/Fnr family transcriptional regulator, with protein sequence MGADSDWPSTTLLGSLTERTRSALLAAGSEIRYPRNHYLLRQDEEGDIAYIIMEGAVKVFVETANGTKSLLGIRVAGDMVGEMGAIDPEARRSATVQAATAVVVRSVHRNRLRALMSEYPDLAIEISRMISSRLRWANRRRVDATIKDGRVKLGRLLVELASFYGEQVGEHWDLRIQLTQHELGYMAGLANRTVEKALADLEQDQVISKAYRRIRITNLPRLREIAGWGDNPPPCVVP encoded by the coding sequence GTGGGTGCAGATTCCGACTGGCCGTCGACAACCTTGCTCGGTTCACTTACCGAGCGCACTCGATCGGCTTTGCTGGCGGCGGGATCCGAGATTCGCTACCCGCGCAACCACTACCTCTTGCGCCAAGATGAGGAAGGCGACATCGCCTACATCATCATGGAAGGCGCGGTGAAGGTGTTCGTGGAGACCGCGAACGGCACCAAGAGCCTCCTGGGCATCCGCGTCGCGGGCGACATGGTCGGCGAGATGGGCGCGATCGACCCGGAGGCCCGCCGCTCGGCGACGGTGCAGGCCGCGACCGCGGTGGTGGTCCGCTCGGTGCACCGCAACCGCTTGCGCGCGCTGATGTCGGAGTACCCGGACCTGGCCATCGAGATCAGCCGGATGATCAGCTCCAGGCTGCGCTGGGCCAACCGCCGCCGGGTGGACGCCACCATCAAGGACGGCCGGGTCAAGCTGGGCAGGCTGCTGGTCGAACTGGCCAGCTTCTACGGCGAGCAGGTCGGCGAGCACTGGGACCTGCGCATCCAGCTCACCCAGCACGAGCTCGGCTACATGGCGGGCCTGGCCAACCGCACGGTGGAGAAGGCCCTCGCCGACCTGGAGCAGGACCAGGTGATCAGCAAGGCCTACCGCCGCATCCGGATCACCAACCTGCCCCGCCTGCGGGAGATCGCGGGCTGGGGCGACAATCCGCCGCCGTGCGTAGTGCCCTAG
- a CDS encoding carbohydrate kinase family protein, with amino-acid sequence MKPRIVVAGVVNIAASCLVPAFPVPLISSRRLPNGLHVQVSGSGYNVATTAASLGSEVEFATYVGTDLLGLAVAQGLRDQGLYGPGVQVCAEQPMAMVLFDEAGTRSSTSDLQDTPRLSYPAEVFAGLLGARCDLAVLCNIAFTKPLVPIAVERRVPFITDLHVVDTVDSRYNREWMAAAHVLVCSHESLPVEPLAWVEEMWKAHRTPVVIVGCGADGAVVGVREQRRVWQVAPVTPRGVRYQSGAGDTLVGSFAHHYSSSGDAVAAVRAAVLSAGWAVGAEPGSVQAPDAVVQEELVAMVGLPAVRRLR; translated from the coding sequence GTGAAACCCCGAATAGTCGTCGCGGGCGTGGTCAACATCGCCGCGTCCTGCCTGGTCCCGGCCTTCCCGGTGCCGCTGATCTCCAGCAGGCGGTTGCCCAACGGGCTGCACGTCCAGGTCTCCGGCAGCGGGTACAACGTCGCCACGACCGCGGCGTCGCTCGGCTCCGAGGTCGAGTTCGCCACCTACGTCGGCACCGACCTGCTCGGTCTCGCCGTCGCACAGGGGCTGCGCGACCAGGGCCTCTACGGCCCCGGGGTCCAGGTGTGCGCCGAGCAGCCGATGGCGATGGTCCTGTTCGACGAGGCGGGCACCCGCTCGAGCACCAGCGACCTGCAGGACACGCCGCGGTTGAGCTACCCGGCCGAGGTGTTCGCCGGTCTGCTCGGCGCGCGCTGCGACCTGGCGGTGCTGTGCAACATCGCCTTCACCAAGCCGCTGGTCCCGATCGCGGTCGAACGGCGCGTGCCGTTCATCACCGACCTCCACGTGGTGGACACTGTGGACAGTCGGTACAACCGGGAGTGGATGGCCGCGGCGCACGTGCTGGTGTGCTCGCACGAGTCCCTGCCGGTCGAGCCGCTGGCCTGGGTCGAGGAGATGTGGAAGGCGCACCGCACCCCGGTCGTCATCGTCGGGTGCGGCGCGGACGGGGCTGTGGTCGGTGTCCGCGAGCAGCGGCGGGTCTGGCAGGTGGCACCGGTGACCCCGCGCGGGGTCCGCTACCAGAGCGGCGCGGGTGACACCCTCGTCGGTTCCTTCGCCCACCACTACTCGAGCTCCGGTGACGCGGTGGCCGCTGTGCGCGCCGCGGTGCTCAGCGCGGGGTGGGCCGTCGGTGCTGAGCCGGGTTCGGTTCAGGCACCGGATGCCGTGGTCCAGGAAGAGCTCGTCGCGATGGTCGGCCTACCCGCGGTGCGCAGACTCCGGTGA
- a CDS encoding AfsR/SARP family transcriptional regulator has protein sequence MEIRILGPIRLHGRLWTGTHRKPRGLLELLLVNANRVVSREVMIEYLWDDGGPPKPHKTLQVYLSRVKGIVERTFEDVKLRTSQNGCSIELDPNRVDYHRFRALVEKGNRSTAKGDHAQAAEHLEQAVTLWRDGHPLGSANTSCARRMRDQLITRDLVPAYRALFEAKLLSGGHEYVLRELRDVLADYPHDDTLAGQWMRALHAGGLQRDIPDFHRTFTRRLRTELNTAPSPGFGQLYEELAANEEPAADAGPPPAPALAELPRDTPYYTGRADLLRLLDEATGRDDALVAVDGPPAIGKTGLLVHWVRTRMDRFPDGVLFKDLQGFSRHSAPMDAAAVMADFLLSLGVPKEDIPGDRGELTGRLRSEVTGKRLLLVLDNVGDAEHARPLLEATTRCRVVISSRRALTSLALSDNAYLITVGPLSGQHQLDLLEARIGTRVREDPAAARRLATLTGGLPLALMIVAHLVAIRPSIPLRDLADQLGEARRILDADGHGSANGTTLRSAFTWSVAELSERERELFDLLGAHPLPEFSGGAAAAMAAIGPATEQALDGLLGAHLVDPAGTDRYRMHDLLHAFAAERAAHLGARVARAERRVVDWYLLSALAARDKAVPGGNDIPVPPVDEPVEAAEFASAESALHWFATERANLMEAIRLAKRLGLNSRLWRLSAAVYEPIRRLGYPRDALEAAELGAVAAEAVGDVEGQAGSLNNVGRVHEILHNDLEAARWYQRALALFSSIGHVYGQAVCLHNLATVQMKNEQYAAAVQLYQRSLALLEPGDGNQWAIANVHRRLGDLHTRMSNHRAALSHYHQAIVLAREINDTGGAAVALTALAALHVATDEFTTAITYGEAALGMHQQVMDRAGTAAAFRVLAEARLELDGEGAIEAEAAAGIYFDLGDDLGRADALEILGRAHSAAGAHARAAAAWRECAGLLVAADPKRAEKVGGWVRAARARAGLPVPNQRSAEPLEDTAEPTRPLRQGD, from the coding sequence GTGGAAATCCGCATCCTCGGCCCCATCCGGCTGCACGGCCGACTCTGGACCGGCACCCACCGCAAGCCGCGCGGACTGCTCGAACTGTTGCTGGTCAACGCCAACAGGGTGGTCAGCCGCGAGGTCATGATCGAGTACCTGTGGGACGACGGCGGGCCGCCGAAACCGCACAAGACGCTGCAGGTATACCTCTCCCGCGTGAAGGGGATCGTCGAGCGGACCTTCGAAGATGTCAAACTAAGGACATCCCAGAACGGCTGCTCAATCGAGCTCGACCCCAACCGCGTCGACTACCACAGATTCCGCGCACTGGTCGAGAAAGGCAACCGGTCGACCGCTAAAGGCGATCACGCCCAGGCGGCCGAGCACCTCGAACAAGCGGTGACGCTGTGGCGCGACGGCCACCCCCTCGGCAGCGCGAACACCTCGTGCGCGCGGCGGATGCGCGACCAGTTGATCACCCGCGACCTCGTCCCCGCCTACCGCGCGCTGTTCGAGGCGAAGCTGCTCTCCGGCGGGCACGAGTACGTCCTGCGCGAACTGCGCGACGTCCTGGCGGACTACCCGCACGACGACACGCTTGCCGGGCAGTGGATGCGGGCCTTGCACGCGGGCGGTCTGCAGCGCGACATCCCGGACTTCCACCGCACCTTCACCCGTCGGCTGCGCACGGAGCTGAACACCGCGCCGAGCCCGGGCTTCGGGCAGCTCTACGAGGAGTTGGCGGCCAACGAAGAACCAGCGGCGGACGCCGGTCCGCCGCCCGCACCGGCTCTCGCCGAACTGCCCAGGGACACCCCGTACTACACCGGCCGCGCGGACCTGCTCCGGTTGCTGGACGAGGCCACCGGCCGCGACGACGCGCTCGTGGCGGTCGACGGCCCCCCGGCGATCGGCAAGACCGGGCTCCTGGTGCACTGGGTGCGCACCAGGATGGACCGGTTCCCCGACGGCGTGCTGTTCAAGGACCTCCAGGGCTTCTCGCGGCACTCGGCTCCGATGGACGCCGCCGCGGTGATGGCCGACTTCCTGCTCAGCCTCGGCGTGCCCAAGGAGGACATCCCCGGCGACCGGGGCGAGCTGACGGGCAGGCTCCGCAGCGAGGTCACCGGCAAGCGCTTGCTCCTGGTGCTGGACAACGTCGGCGACGCGGAGCACGCCCGACCGCTGCTCGAAGCGACGACCCGGTGCCGGGTCGTCATCTCCAGCAGACGCGCGCTCACCAGCCTCGCGCTGTCGGACAACGCCTACCTGATCACGGTCGGACCGCTGTCCGGACAACACCAGCTCGACCTGCTCGAGGCCCGGATCGGCACCCGGGTGCGGGAAGACCCCGCTGCCGCCCGACGGCTGGCCACGCTGACCGGCGGACTACCGCTGGCCCTGATGATCGTCGCCCACCTCGTCGCGATCCGGCCGTCGATCCCGTTGCGCGACTTGGCCGACCAGCTCGGCGAAGCGCGCCGGATCCTCGACGCCGATGGACACGGATCGGCCAACGGGACCACGTTGCGGTCGGCGTTCACCTGGTCGGTCGCCGAACTCAGCGAGCGGGAACGGGAGCTGTTCGACCTCCTCGGCGCGCACCCGCTACCCGAGTTCAGCGGCGGGGCGGCGGCGGCGATGGCAGCCATCGGGCCCGCGACCGAGCAGGCGTTGGACGGTCTGCTCGGCGCGCACCTGGTGGACCCGGCGGGAACCGACCGGTACCGGATGCACGACCTGCTGCACGCGTTCGCCGCCGAGCGGGCCGCCCACCTGGGTGCGCGGGTGGCACGGGCCGAGCGGCGGGTGGTCGACTGGTACCTGCTCTCCGCGTTGGCCGCGCGCGACAAGGCCGTCCCCGGCGGCAACGACATCCCGGTCCCACCCGTCGACGAACCCGTCGAAGCGGCGGAGTTCGCCAGCGCGGAGTCCGCCCTGCACTGGTTCGCGACGGAGCGGGCCAACCTGATGGAGGCGATCCGCCTCGCCAAGCGGTTGGGACTCAACTCCCGGCTGTGGCGGCTATCGGCAGCGGTCTACGAACCGATCCGCAGACTGGGGTACCCGCGCGACGCCTTGGAGGCGGCCGAACTCGGTGCCGTGGCGGCAGAAGCGGTGGGCGATGTGGAGGGGCAGGCAGGCAGCCTCAACAACGTCGGGCGGGTGCACGAGATCCTGCACAACGACCTTGAAGCTGCCAGGTGGTACCAGCGGGCGTTGGCGCTGTTCAGCTCGATCGGGCACGTGTACGGCCAAGCGGTGTGCCTGCACAACTTGGCGACCGTTCAGATGAAGAACGAGCAGTACGCCGCCGCGGTCCAGCTGTACCAGCGCAGCCTCGCGCTGTTGGAGCCCGGGGACGGCAACCAGTGGGCGATCGCCAACGTCCACCGCCGCCTCGGCGACCTGCACACGAGGATGTCGAACCACCGCGCGGCGCTGTCGCACTATCACCAGGCGATAGTGCTGGCCAGGGAGATCAACGACACCGGCGGCGCGGCGGTCGCGTTGACCGCACTGGCCGCGCTGCACGTGGCGACCGACGAGTTCACCACGGCGATCACCTACGGGGAAGCGGCGCTGGGCATGCATCAACAGGTGATGGACCGGGCAGGCACCGCAGCCGCGTTTCGCGTGCTCGCCGAAGCGCGGCTGGAGCTCGACGGCGAGGGCGCGATCGAGGCGGAGGCCGCCGCCGGGATCTACTTCGACCTCGGCGACGACCTGGGTCGTGCGGACGCTTTGGAGATCCTCGGCAGGGCGCACAGCGCCGCCGGGGCGCATGCCCGCGCCGCAGCGGCGTGGCGGGAGTGCGCGGGTCTGCTCGTCGCCGCCGATCCCAAGCGGGCGGAGAAAGTCGGCGGATGGGTCCGGGCGGCCAGGGCCCGAGCGGGACTACCGGTTCCGAACCAGCGCTCGGCCGAGCCGCTGGAGGACACGGCCGAGCCGACCCGCCCCCTGCGGCAGGGGGACTAG